One part of the Meleagris gallopavo isolate NT-WF06-2002-E0010 breed Aviagen turkey brand Nicholas breeding stock chromosome 20, Turkey_5.1, whole genome shotgun sequence genome encodes these proteins:
- the USH1G gene encoding Usher syndrome type-1G protein isoform X1 codes for MNDQYHRAARDGYLDLLKEATKKDLNSPDEDGMTPTLWAAYHGNLDALRLIVSRGGDPDKCDIWGNTPLHLAAANGHLNCLSFLISFGANIWCLDNDYHTPLDMAAMKGHMECVRYLDSIAAKQSSLNPKLVSKLKDKAFRDAERRIKDCVKLQKKHHERMEKRYRKEMLDNSDTMSFSSYSSSTLSKKFQHMSMVTSLPYSQATIHGTAKGKTKIQKKLEKKKQVDGTFKIYEDGRKSVRSLSGLQLGNDVMFVKQGTYASPKEWTRRNIRDMFLTDEDTVSRAISDPGLHMDSAHSEVSTDSGHESLFNRPGLGTMVFRRNYVSSGLFGIGREDAGVLGEGGADGVGVKLRGRLQRSPSLNDSIGSANSLQERNAEELPWDEVELGLDDDDEPDTSPLETFLASLHMFEFISILKKEKIDLEALMLCSDNDLKSINIPLGPRKKIVDAIQRRRQTLERPDVIVDTEL; via the exons ATGAATGACCAATACCACCGAGCGGCCCGGGACGGCTACCTGGACCTGCTGAAGGAAGCCACCAAGAAGGACCTGAACTCGCCGGATGAGGATGGCATGACCCCCACCCTGTGGGCCGCCTACCATGGCAACCTGGACGCCCTGCGCCTCATTGTCAGCAGAGG GGGGGATCCAGACAAATGCGACATCTGGGGGAACACACCTCTTCACCTGGCGGCAGCCAACGGCCACCTGAACTGCCTTTCCTTCCTCATCTCTTTTGGGGCCAACATCTGGTGCCTGGACAACGACTACCACACCCCGCTGGACATGGCAGCCATGAAGGGGCACATGGAGTGCGTACGCTACCTGGACTCCATCGCTGCCAAGCAGAGCAGCCTCAACCCCAAGCTGGTGAGCAAGCTGAAGGACAAGGCGTTCCGGGACGCCGAGCGGAGGATCAAGGACTGTGTGAAGCTGCAGAAGAAGCACCACGAAAGGATGGAGAAAAGgtacagaaaggaaatgttgGATAATTCAGACACCATGAGCTTCTCCAGCTATTCGAGTAGCACCTTAAGCAAGAAGTTCCAACACATGTCCATGGTGACCTCTCTGCCATACTCACAAGCCACCATCCACGGCACAGCCAAGGGAAAGACGAAAATACAAAAGAAGctggagaagaagaagcagGTGGACGGGACGTTCAAAATCTACGAGGACGGGAGGAAAAGCGTGCGGTCCCTGTCCGGCCTGCAGCTGGGGAACGACGTCATGTTTGTGAAGCAGGGCACGTACGCCAGCCCCAAGGAGTGGACTCGGCGGAATATCCGGGACATGTTCCTCACTGACGAGGACACCGTCTCCCGTGCCATAAGCGACCCGGGCCTGCACATGGACTCGGCCCACTCAGAAGTCAGCACCGACTCTGGCCACGAGTCCTTGTTCAACCGCCCCGGGTTGGGCACCATGGTGTTCCGGCGCAACTACGTCAGCAGCGGGCTCTTCGGGATCGGCCGCGAGGACGCCGGCGTGCTGGGGGAGGGCGGCGCGGACGGGGTAGGTGTCAAACTGCGCGGCCGCCTGCAGCGCTCGCCAAGTCTCAACGACAGCATTGGCAGTGCCAAcagcctgcaggagaggaaCGCGGAGGAGCTGCCCTGGGACGAGGTGGAGCTGGGCCTCGACGACGACGACGAGCCAGACACCAGCCCCCTGGAGACCTTCCTGGCTTCCCTGCACATGTTTGAGTTCATCTCTAtcttgaagaaggaaaagatcGACTTGGAGGCCCTCATGCTATGTTCGGACAATGACCTGAAGAGTATCAACATCCCTCTGGGCCCCAGGAAAAAGATTgtggatgccatccagaggagACGGCAGACTCTGGAGAGGCCAGACGTTATTGTTGACACTGAACTGTAA
- the USH1G gene encoding Usher syndrome type-1G protein isoform X2: protein MRKRFSSASPCMPSVSHSLGHLSAVCQSRQRANHFFSLLSRGDPDKCDIWGNTPLHLAAANGHLNCLSFLISFGANIWCLDNDYHTPLDMAAMKGHMECVRYLDSIAAKQSSLNPKLVSKLKDKAFRDAERRIKDCVKLQKKHHERMEKRYRKEMLDNSDTMSFSSYSSSTLSKKFQHMSMVTSLPYSQATIHGTAKGKTKIQKKLEKKKQVDGTFKIYEDGRKSVRSLSGLQLGNDVMFVKQGTYASPKEWTRRNIRDMFLTDEDTVSRAISDPGLHMDSAHSEVSTDSGHESLFNRPGLGTMVFRRNYVSSGLFGIGREDAGVLGEGGADGVGVKLRGRLQRSPSLNDSIGSANSLQERNAEELPWDEVELGLDDDDEPDTSPLETFLASLHMFEFISILKKEKIDLEALMLCSDNDLKSINIPLGPRKKIVDAIQRRRQTLERPDVIVDTEL, encoded by the coding sequence ATGAGAAAAAGATTCTCATCTGCTTCGCCCTGCATGCCTTCAGTATCTCATTCTTTAGGACATCTCTCAGCAGTCTGTCAGTCGAGGCAGCGTGCTAACcacttcttttccttgctgtctAGGGGGGATCCAGACAAATGCGACATCTGGGGGAACACACCTCTTCACCTGGCGGCAGCCAACGGCCACCTGAACTGCCTTTCCTTCCTCATCTCTTTTGGGGCCAACATCTGGTGCCTGGACAACGACTACCACACCCCGCTGGACATGGCAGCCATGAAGGGGCACATGGAGTGCGTACGCTACCTGGACTCCATCGCTGCCAAGCAGAGCAGCCTCAACCCCAAGCTGGTGAGCAAGCTGAAGGACAAGGCGTTCCGGGACGCCGAGCGGAGGATCAAGGACTGTGTGAAGCTGCAGAAGAAGCACCACGAAAGGATGGAGAAAAGgtacagaaaggaaatgttgGATAATTCAGACACCATGAGCTTCTCCAGCTATTCGAGTAGCACCTTAAGCAAGAAGTTCCAACACATGTCCATGGTGACCTCTCTGCCATACTCACAAGCCACCATCCACGGCACAGCCAAGGGAAAGACGAAAATACAAAAGAAGctggagaagaagaagcagGTGGACGGGACGTTCAAAATCTACGAGGACGGGAGGAAAAGCGTGCGGTCCCTGTCCGGCCTGCAGCTGGGGAACGACGTCATGTTTGTGAAGCAGGGCACGTACGCCAGCCCCAAGGAGTGGACTCGGCGGAATATCCGGGACATGTTCCTCACTGACGAGGACACCGTCTCCCGTGCCATAAGCGACCCGGGCCTGCACATGGACTCGGCCCACTCAGAAGTCAGCACCGACTCTGGCCACGAGTCCTTGTTCAACCGCCCCGGGTTGGGCACCATGGTGTTCCGGCGCAACTACGTCAGCAGCGGGCTCTTCGGGATCGGCCGCGAGGACGCCGGCGTGCTGGGGGAGGGCGGCGCGGACGGGGTAGGTGTCAAACTGCGCGGCCGCCTGCAGCGCTCGCCAAGTCTCAACGACAGCATTGGCAGTGCCAAcagcctgcaggagaggaaCGCGGAGGAGCTGCCCTGGGACGAGGTGGAGCTGGGCCTCGACGACGACGACGAGCCAGACACCAGCCCCCTGGAGACCTTCCTGGCTTCCCTGCACATGTTTGAGTTCATCTCTAtcttgaagaaggaaaagatcGACTTGGAGGCCCTCATGCTATGTTCGGACAATGACCTGAAGAGTATCAACATCCCTCTGGGCCCCAGGAAAAAGATTgtggatgccatccagaggagACGGCAGACTCTGGAGAGGCCAGACGTTATTGTTGACACTGAACTGTAA